In Paenibacillus segetis, a single genomic region encodes these proteins:
- a CDS encoding glycosyltransferase family 39 protein: protein MSRITKYVVAIGVLLLLVSLNPARIFAAENLIQNGGFENAQSAVPEFWSQDVWVTEESASQLSVESGEVHSGNSAAVVNNFNPDHAKWVQKVSVEANSYYKISGWVKVVQMEEAATAGANLFILGVMGDYPQLITPSGTWEEISFYGQTGPDQQDVSIGAGIGAYGTLVAGKALFDDISVEKVDKPGQGISVISMFAPENQGQDENKQEEVTKKPVSVLPVLAITVLFSLLFAFVYTKMLRKQWQEILRPDYKMWLSLSIVTALIIRIWIAVAIPGYTGDLYTFMGWADRVVTQGMGHFYQDGVFADYPPGYMYVLYLLGSIKSVFGLESTSVAARLLFKLPAILGDLTAGIIIYRSGQKRFGKGLALGLMLLYLFNPGTLVNSAAWGQMDGFFVIFLILAIISNTEGRMERSAVWFAIAVLIKPQALIFTPVLLLAFLYRRDWKRVLYSAGYGLAAFVLLSLPFFWGNGGFVALVNLYKSTLSSYPYASVNAFNLFALTGGNWVPIDQKWLLLSYQTWGNISILVATALAVYFFMGKAGKKAAASYFIGLVLISVVFILGPKMHERYMFPALILCLFCFIQSKDRRFLSLYFGFSVTQFVNVAYVLHSYTSIGQGPPTDGIVMLCSIGNLGLLAYMLYLGYDIYYLGKRRLLQPITEQERVEKENKILSEIVKSDTKPKRGDSRFLRRKDWIWIVAITLLYTALALNNLGSMKDPQTVWEPRAAGENFYVDLGDTKQLAQMNIFGGVGSGKYKIEFGNSPDEWSQAQEVDPTGKVFEWNIIPIDVSARYAKLTVETPGFMLHEIAFFEQGKSTPTDIKEIYADNATGSIQGTPANLFDESSSVAYKQSYLNSTYFDEIYHARTAYEHLHGIVPYENTHPPLGKLLIAIGIKLFGVTPFGWRIVGTLFGAGMLPIIYVFALRLFGKREYAVTAALLFALDFMHFTLTRIATIDVYGVFFIMLMFYFMYRYVSQNFYLIPLRKTLNPLFLSGLFFGIGVASKWIVLYGGAGLAIMLGISLYERYRQSVAASKALAKGGLNNATRLAYEHAARSFGRNCIITLASCIGFFIIIPLIIYSLAFIPSLTASQAGFTIKGLIQEQTNMYHYHSQLQSTHPFASSWWEWPFMKRPVWFYSAGDQVDPGLVSSIVTMGNPLVWWSGIFAMLLTIWFTIKRKDKRFYVIWIAFLSQYVPWMLVPRSTFLYHYFAMVPFMILGIIYMMKVFESKFESFKYIRYSYIAVAALLFIMFYPVLSGMVVKQSYVDHILRWFQTWVF from the coding sequence ATGTCGAGGATAACAAAATATGTTGTGGCTATTGGAGTATTGCTGCTCCTGGTAAGTTTGAATCCTGCCCGCATTTTTGCAGCGGAGAACTTAATACAAAATGGAGGCTTTGAGAACGCCCAATCGGCAGTGCCTGAATTTTGGAGCCAAGATGTATGGGTGACAGAGGAAAGTGCTAGTCAACTTTCTGTGGAGAGTGGTGAAGTTCATTCAGGTAACTCGGCTGCGGTTGTTAACAATTTTAATCCAGATCATGCCAAATGGGTTCAGAAGGTGTCCGTTGAGGCAAATTCATATTATAAAATATCAGGTTGGGTCAAAGTTGTGCAGATGGAGGAGGCTGCCACAGCAGGGGCCAACCTATTTATATTGGGCGTTATGGGAGATTATCCCCAATTAATCACCCCTAGTGGCACTTGGGAAGAGATTTCTTTTTATGGGCAAACGGGTCCTGATCAACAAGATGTATCTATTGGTGCGGGAATCGGCGCATATGGAACGCTCGTAGCGGGAAAGGCGTTATTCGATGATATTTCCGTAGAAAAAGTAGACAAACCTGGACAAGGGATTTCAGTCATTTCGATGTTTGCTCCAGAAAATCAGGGACAAGATGAGAACAAGCAAGAAGAAGTAACTAAAAAGCCTGTCTCGGTTTTACCCGTGCTAGCGATCACCGTGTTATTCAGTTTGTTGTTTGCGTTCGTATACACAAAAATGCTGCGGAAACAGTGGCAGGAGATATTAAGACCGGATTACAAGATGTGGCTATCACTTTCAATTGTGACAGCGTTAATCATTCGTATTTGGATTGCAGTAGCGATACCTGGGTATACCGGAGATTTGTATACTTTTATGGGTTGGGCGGATCGCGTGGTAACACAAGGGATGGGTCACTTCTATCAAGATGGGGTATTTGCTGATTATCCACCTGGTTATATGTATGTCCTTTATTTACTAGGGTCTATCAAATCGGTATTCGGGCTTGAATCGACTTCTGTAGCTGCAAGACTTCTCTTTAAACTCCCAGCTATATTAGGTGACTTAACTGCAGGAATTATCATCTATCGATCGGGGCAGAAGAGATTTGGAAAGGGTCTAGCTCTTGGCTTGATGTTGCTATATCTGTTTAACCCAGGTACTTTAGTAAACTCTGCGGCTTGGGGGCAAATGGACGGGTTCTTCGTTATATTCCTAATTCTGGCTATTATCAGTAACACGGAAGGACGGATGGAGCGGTCGGCAGTTTGGTTTGCTATTGCAGTATTAATTAAACCCCAAGCGCTAATCTTTACTCCAGTACTTCTTCTAGCATTTCTATATCGACGTGATTGGAAACGGGTTTTGTATAGTGCAGGTTATGGTCTGGCAGCATTCGTCTTGCTATCACTCCCTTTCTTCTGGGGGAATGGAGGGTTTGTAGCACTAGTTAATCTCTACAAGTCGACGTTATCCTCTTACCCTTATGCATCAGTTAATGCATTTAATCTATTTGCCCTAACCGGTGGGAACTGGGTACCTATTGATCAGAAATGGTTACTTCTTTCCTATCAGACTTGGGGAAACATTTCGATACTTGTGGCAACTGCATTAGCAGTGTACTTTTTTATGGGTAAAGCGGGGAAAAAAGCGGCAGCCTCTTATTTTATAGGACTTGTACTGATTTCAGTCGTTTTCATTCTTGGTCCTAAAATGCATGAGCGTTATATGTTTCCAGCATTAATCCTTTGCTTATTCTGCTTTATTCAGAGCAAAGATAGACGTTTCCTTTCTTTATATTTCGGGTTCAGTGTGACTCAATTTGTGAATGTCGCTTATGTCCTACATTCCTATACGTCTATTGGGCAGGGTCCACCTACGGACGGTATCGTAATGTTATGCTCTATAGGTAATTTGGGATTGCTGGCCTACATGCTGTATTTGGGATATGACATTTATTATCTTGGGAAGCGGAGGCTACTACAGCCGATCACTGAGCAAGAAAGGGTGGAGAAAGAGAACAAGATATTATCTGAGATCGTCAAATCGGACACTAAACCGAAGAGAGGAGATTCCAGATTTTTAAGACGAAAAGATTGGATATGGATTGTAGCGATCACTCTTCTGTATACGGCATTAGCTCTTAATAATTTGGGATCAATGAAGGATCCTCAAACGGTGTGGGAACCACGTGCGGCAGGAGAGAACTTTTATGTAGATTTAGGCGATACAAAACAACTGGCGCAGATGAATATTTTTGGTGGTGTAGGTTCAGGTAAATATAAGATTGAATTTGGTAATTCTCCAGATGAGTGGTCTCAAGCACAGGAGGTAGACCCAACAGGCAAGGTATTCGAATGGAATATCATTCCTATAGATGTAAGTGCACGTTATGCGAAGCTAACAGTTGAGACACCTGGATTTATGCTGCATGAGATTGCTTTCTTTGAACAGGGGAAATCGACACCTACAGATATTAAGGAGATTTATGCGGATAATGCCACTGGCTCAATCCAAGGGACGCCAGCTAATCTATTTGATGAGTCATCGTCCGTTGCTTATAAACAAAGTTATTTAAATAGTACTTATTTTGATGAAATCTATCATGCTCGTACTGCTTACGAACATTTACACGGGATAGTACCTTACGAGAATACCCATCCGCCGCTTGGTAAACTACTGATAGCTATCGGGATAAAGTTGTTTGGAGTAACCCCTTTTGGATGGAGGATTGTTGGCACGTTATTTGGTGCAGGAATGTTACCTATTATTTATGTCTTTGCCCTACGTTTATTTGGTAAAAGAGAGTATGCGGTCACCGCAGCATTGCTATTTGCACTAGATTTCATGCATTTTACATTAACCAGAATTGCTACGATCGATGTATATGGTGTCTTTTTCATCATGCTGATGTTTTATTTTATGTATCGCTATGTGTCGCAGAATTTTTACTTAATCCCGTTAAGGAAGACACTTAATCCACTGTTCTTATCAGGTTTATTCTTTGGGATTGGTGTAGCATCAAAATGGATCGTGCTTTATGGCGGAGCTGGATTAGCGATCATGCTAGGAATTTCACTCTATGAACGTTACCGTCAGTCTGTTGCAGCTAGCAAAGCATTAGCAAAAGGAGGGCTGAATAATGCAACACGATTAGCTTACGAACATGCGGCGAGGTCATTTGGACGTAACTGTATTATTACGTTGGCTTCATGTATCGGCTTCTTTATAATAATACCGTTAATTATATATAGTTTAGCTTTTATTCCATCGTTAACGGCTTCTCAAGCTGGATTTACTATCAAAGGCTTAATACAGGAACAAACGAATATGTATCATTATCACAGTCAGCTTCAATCGACCCATCCCTTTGCCTCTTCATGGTGGGAGTGGCCGTTTATGAAAAGACCTGTTTGGTTCTATAGCGCTGGTGATCAAGTTGATCCCGGATTAGTCTCAAGTATAGTTACAATGGGGAATCCTTTGGTTTGGTGGAGCGGTATATTTGCTATGCTATTAACGATTTGGTTCACAATTAAGCGTAAGGATAAAAGGTTTTACGTTATATGGATCGCTTTTCTGTCGCAATATGTACCATGGATGTTAGTGCCGAGATCCACTTTTTTGTATCACTATTTTGCAATGGTGCCATTTATGATTTTAGGCATTATTTATATGATGAAAGTGTTTGAATCCAAGTTCGAGAGTTTTAAATACATTCGCTATTCTTATATTGCCGTAGCTGCTCTGTTATTCATCATGTTCTATCCGGTGCTATCTGGAATGGTCGTTAAACAAAGTTATGTAGATCATATTTTGCGCTGGTTCCAAACGTGGGTTTTTTAG
- a CDS encoding glycosyltransferase family 2 protein has translation MIMSIMYSIIVPMFNEEEVIEHTYLRLKQVMDCTGENYEMILVNDGSRDRTAAIAGDISNRDSNVRVIDFSRNFGHQIAITAGMDHAKGHAIVVIDADLQDPPEVILDMISKWKEGYEVVYAKRLVRKGETLFKKITAKLFYRLLRKMTSVEIPLDTGDFRLIDRKVCDVLKGLKEKNRFVRGLVSWVGFRQTYVEYVREERFAGETKYPLRKMISFALDGITSFSYKPLKMASYLGFTLSISSFIYLFVVLFQKIFTSKTIAGWASVIGINLLFNGIVLMLLGVIGEYIGRIYDESKDRPLYIVSETKGYPETKEVQTTEISEAKTEAYVG, from the coding sequence ATGATCATGTCAATCATGTACAGCATTATTGTCCCCATGTTCAATGAGGAGGAAGTTATTGAGCATACTTATCTCAGGTTGAAACAGGTAATGGATTGCACCGGAGAGAACTACGAAATGATTCTAGTAAATGACGGAAGCAGGGATCGTACAGCAGCCATTGCCGGTGATATTTCCAATAGGGATTCTAATGTGCGTGTGATCGATTTCTCGAGAAACTTTGGTCATCAAATTGCAATTACTGCAGGTATGGATCACGCGAAAGGACATGCTATTGTGGTTATTGACGCAGACCTTCAAGATCCACCGGAAGTCATTCTCGATATGATCTCCAAATGGAAGGAAGGGTATGAGGTCGTATACGCGAAAAGGTTGGTTCGTAAAGGCGAGACTTTGTTCAAGAAAATCACGGCCAAATTATTCTACCGACTGCTAAGAAAAATGACCAGTGTTGAAATTCCACTCGATACTGGAGATTTTCGTCTAATAGATCGTAAAGTTTGTGATGTGCTTAAGGGGTTGAAGGAGAAGAATCGTTTTGTTAGAGGTCTTGTGAGCTGGGTCGGGTTTCGCCAAACGTATGTGGAGTATGTGCGCGAAGAACGTTTTGCAGGTGAAACGAAATATCCACTGCGTAAAATGATTTCATTTGCGTTGGATGGAATTACATCCTTCTCCTATAAGCCATTGAAGATGGCTTCATATCTAGGCTTCACCTTGTCGATATCAAGTTTCATATATTTGTTCGTCGTATTATTTCAAAAGATATTCACATCCAAAACGATCGCAGGCTGGGCTTCAGTTATAGGGATTAATTTATTGTTCAACGGTATCGTCCTCATGCTATTAGGTGTTATTGGGGAATACATCGGACGTATTTATGACGAATCTAAAGATAGACCTTTGTATATTGTCAGTGAGACCAAAGGTTATCCTGAGACTAAGGAAGTACAAACAACAGAAATATCGGAGGCTAAGACGGAAGCATATGTCGGTTAA